AAGATACCTAAATAAGAGCACCAATATGTGATCAAGAAGCTAATCATAAACGGTAACCTTTGAGAGAATGAATAGTACTGTTAATTTTTTGGAATACTATAAAAGATTTCAAGCCGAAAGAGAGGATACTTATGCCACATCAGAAGTTTCAGTCAGCCATCATAAAACCTCGCTATGCGAAGGGGGCATTATCTGTATTCGGAGCTAACTCGGTTTATCCTCGTATTCCTTGGGTAGCGGCTTGGTGGTCGCTTACTTTCCCAGGGTTTGGTCATATCTATTTAGGTAGGTACTTACCTGGTTTTATTCTGATTGCTTGGGAGCTTGTGGTAAACACGCAGGCTAATCTAAACATGGGTATAGCCTTATCCATGCTTGGTAGGTTCGAAGAGGCAAAAGCTATCATAAACGAGGAGTGGATTCTACTATACATGGGAGCATACATATTTAGTATCTGGGACAGTTACAACTCTGCTGTTGAAATGAGCAAAAGTCACATTCTCTCCGAAGTGGAAGATGCACCTGTCGTACCATCAGTTGTGAGCGCTTTTGATATAGTCATCGTTTCTAAGAAGAACCCTTTGTTAGCGGCAGTTTGGTCAACGTTATCACCTGGCTTAGGACAACTATATAGTGGTCATACGATTGCAGGCACATTTATTTTGGCATGGTGGATATTTATTACTCATAAGGCTAACACGATTGGTAGCTGGTTTTATTCGTCAATTGGAGATTTTAACAGTGCAACTGCAATGGTGGAATGGCAGTGGTTTCTTTTCTTACCTTCTTTGTACGCTTTTGCCATCTGTCAAGCGTATGTAGCTGTAAATGAAAATAATACATTATACGATATTGAGCAAATACGTTACCTTAGAGTGAGGGATGAAAACTTGTCACAACAAAAACAAAGCACGCTAGAAAACGATACATTACAACTAATTGCCACATTTGAACATTCGCCCTTTGTGGAGATGGCTATCCATGATATGGAGACGATAGGAGTACCATCGAAAGATATTGTTGCATTGCCTCTAGAAAATGTTGAATCCGATACATATATAATTGACTCGCTACATCGTGTTGACGGCAGAAGTGTGCTGGATGGAGCTATGGTGAGCGGAACGATTTTTATGCTTTTGGGAACGATATATGGTTTTATATGGTACTGGGGCCCAGTCATTTGGGGTTTGCTGGGCTTAATTGCTGGTTTCTTCATAGGATTAATAATCGAATTAGCCTTACAAAAAAATAAAGTAAAGCTTACAGCGAGTCGTAAGAATGAGGTTTTTATGCAAGTAACATGCAATACTACCATGAAGGAGCAACTGATTAAAGTTCTAAAATCAAGAAAGGCTAATGGATACGTTATTATGCCGCAACGAATAACATCTGATAGATAACATTACGAAGTTAATTTGGATAAACATAGAAATAATAAGTTACTAAAATAACGTAACAAAAACCCGATTTTCACAGACATGGAGTTATTCATCACCATGTCTGTGATTTTATGTACAATTTACTATAAGAGTCAATAAAATTTGGATATTTATGTTAGTATGATAATAAATAAAATACTTAAAATTAAGTGTTTACTTCAATAAGGAAAAAAGGATTTCTTTTTTAAGTGATTAACGAAAAAGAGCTACTGATGAGGAGGAATTATGTTGAAGAATTTTTTATTTATTGTACTAATTCTATTTTTATTAGCAGGGTGTCAAAACGACGAAATGAGAGATAATGCAGCAGAGTTTAACTTAGAAAATATATCTTTGAGTGCATTTGAAAATAGTACAAAATATTTTATAGTAACCCCCTTTTGAATGGAAAGGGGAAGATGGAACTTCGTTAAAGTCAATTCATATTGTGAATAGTCAATGAGAGTATATATCCGATGAAGAAGGAATAAATGCTACTTTTTATATAGGAGACTCATCTAAGAAAACAGGTATTTATAGAAGAGATGAGATAGGTAAAAAAAGAAAAGTGAATGGTTATTACCTTACTGAAGCACAAACTTTAATAATCGAAACAGAATTAGTTAATGTAGAGGAAAATAGTGCGAAAAGCTTGAAATTCATTTATGAAACAAATGGAGAGGAATATGAAAAAGTTGTGGATTGGAGCACTCTTTCCACTTTGAAGACAAACAATTAGATTATTACTATTTCATAACTTATTTTAAAAACTGTACACAAAGTAACTTGTGCGATAGTGGAACAAGCTATCATTATTTTTGCTGAAATAATACGTAGAATAGTTTAATAGTAAATCATCTTTATTCAATTTCAACTTAGCATATAATAATATTTATAAATAGGTATTTAATCAGGGGGATGGAGTTAATGGAAATGATATGTGAGTCAGATCAATTAGAAGATTATTTACTTGAATTAAATGAAGTTAATTATTCTAATCCAATCATTAAAGCTAAAATTGAAGTGCTTTTTAATTCAACCCAAACAGAAGTTGAAAAAGCAAAAGTTGCTTATGAATTTGTACGTGATGAAATATCTCACTCTTGGGATATTCAGGGGAAAAGAGTGACTTGTGATGCTTCAGATGTTTTGAATTATAAAGAAGGAATTTGCTATGCAAAATCAAATTTATTAGCAGCTTTTTTACGATCTCAACAAATTCCAACAGGTTTCTGTTATCAACGATTGATGTTGTTTGATACGCCAGAAAAAGGATACTCGCTCCACACTTTAAATGCTGTTTATCTAAAATCTTTTAAAAAATGGATACGATTAGATGCTCGTGGAAACAAAACTGGTGTTGATGCTCAATTTTTAATAGATGAAGAAAAATTGGCTTTTTCAGTTAACGAAAATTATGGTGAAAAGGACTATCCTGTTATTTATATAGAACCAAATCCAAAAACCATAAATGTTTTAAAGGAGCATAGTGATGCAGTAGAAATGTATAAACATCATTTGCCTGAGAGTATATAGTTAGTTCATTCATATCATCTAGGCTTAGCCCGATCGGTTAATTTTAATAGTAAAACTTTAATTTTCTTATTCATAAGGGATAAATCAAGGAGGGATTAAATATGTCTAATGATATGATTACCATAGTATCTATAGTTTCTGTTGTGATTTGGATCGCTGTTTCTCGAGAGGCTGTTAAACCTTCAAAAGAGATAAATTGGCGAAAAATGATAACCTTACTGTCTGCAGGTTCTTTATCGGTATTAATTATAACCATTACTCTCGTTCAAAATCTGCTGTTTTAGTTCTCTTAAGAGATTTCAATTGTTCAATTAGAATCGTCGCTTCTTTTACTAATGTAGCAGTAGAATAGTATTCGTTTTTGAGGAGGAATTAAATAAATGAAATTACGTAAACCGGATGAAACAGAACAAAGTCAAAATTTAAAGTCTGCTAGAAACACTTTTATGTTTTATACAATAGCATTGTTTACCTGGGCTGCTTACGATCTTATCACTACTGGTGATTATGGCTGGCAGATGACAATTCTTCTAGCAGGGGGCGTAGTTTTTTGGTGGTCAAGAGTCTTTTTATACAAAACTGAAGAAAAAGAAAAAGCACCATCAAAAGCAATGCTATGGACAATCTTTTACCTTGTTATTTTTCTCGCTATCATCTTTATAGCTAATTACTTTTCTTAACATTTGTGATAGTTAATTAAGAAGGTCATCAAAATTAATGATCTTTTTATATAGGACCAAAATCAAAATGGAACCTTTCAACATACGAAGTAGGATAGTTGAAGAATAATTTTTAAGGTGGAGCAGTTAAATGATTGATATTCATGTGTTTGAGAAGTTATGTGAAGATTCCAATCTTGGACAAATGGTTGGGTTTCCGTTGTCAATTTCAGGGGGTCTTTTGCATAAGATGTATGCTATTGAAACAGACAAAGGAAAATATGCGGTTAAAATGTTAAATCCCCAAATTATGATAAGACCTGATGCAACGAATAACTTTATTAATTCAGAAAGAATTGCAAATTTAATATCAAAGAAAGTACCTGCTGCTCCAGCAAAAATAATAAATGGTAACTCTATTCTAAAGATAGATAATCATTTTTGTATGATTTTCGATTGGATAAAGGGAAAAACGCTTAAACCAAATACAGTTAATTGCAGTCATAGTGAAAAAATTGGTTCTCTACTCGCTGAAATACATACGACAGATTTTTCGAAACTTAACATAAAAAAAGAACTAAGAAATAATGAACAATCAATAGACTGGAAAAATTATATTAAAAAGGGCCAAAAAGCTAACGCTGAATGGGTTGAACTGTTGCTTGAAAATTTTGATAAACTTTACGAGTGGACTTCATTAGCAAACAAAGCAAATAAAGTACTCTCATTAAACTTAGTAATTAGTCATAGAGATTTAGATCCAAAAAATATTATATGGAATAAAGACAAACCAGTTTTAATTGACTGGGAGTCCGCTGGTTACATAAATCCAAGAAACTGCACTATACTGGTCTGAAGATGAGATAGGGAGTATAGATAAAAAAAGATTTTTAACTTTTATAAATAGTTATAAAAAGAGATATGGAGAATTTCAGACTGATTGGTCTATTGTCTTAGAAAACGGATTTACAGGTAAGTTAGGTTGGCTTGAATATAATTTAAAGCGTTCCTTGTGGATTGAGTGTTCAGATGAAGTAGAACAAATGATGGGTACGACTCAAGTAATTGAAACATTAAAAGAAATCAGAGATTATGCAGAAAAAATTTCAACATTAGTTTATTGGCTTAATAATGCAGAATAATCAATTCTTATTCATTAAATGATGACTTTCTTGAAAGAATTACATATTGGTTTATTAATGGCAATTATATTGAACGAAATGGTCACTTCTTACTAAAGAGTGACAAGGGAATTAGTATTTTAAAAAAGGTTTTGAAATGACTAAGAAATTATGGAAGAACTATGTTCTTAACAGTAGCAAATTATATTATTATTTCTATTCTTTTTTATTCGTACTGTTGGGAGTGATTGAAATATTTTTTTATATAATTAGCAACTGATAAATTGGGAGGATATATAATGGAAAAAGATAGTGTAATAGCTATTATTGCAGATATTCATGGTAATAGTGCTGCGTTGAAAGCCGTTTTAGATGATATAGAAAAAGATAAACAAATAGAACATATTATTTGTCTTGGTGATTTAATAGGCATAGGTCACGAAACTAATAAGGTACTAGAATTGTTGTTTTCTCGTGAAGATATATCTTTTGTAATGGGAAATCATGATGAAGAAGTATTGAAGATAATCGACGGTAAAGAGCCAGAAAGTGTCGGAGAGGAAAGAGAACATCACGAATGGATTGCCTCTAGATTGGATGTACAATATATCCCTAAATTGCGAAGTATCGCAAAAAAGCATACGGAGAAATTAGACGAAATAAATTTTCTGTTTTTACATTATCATTTGAATGAAAAAGATGAATTTTTGCAGATTGATAATCAACCAAGTACAAAAAGACTTGAAGAGATCTATGAAGGAACTGATTATGATGTTGTTTGTTTTGGACATCATCACGCCATTCATCATTTTAAATCAAAAAATAGACTGTATGTAAATCCAAACTCTCTAGGTTGTACACCAAAGGCATTTGTACCTTATAGTAAATTACAAATAGGTAAATCTGGTGCAATTGATGTTTCTTTTCTAGAAGTGCCATATGATAATAAGGAATTTTTGCTAGCCTACGAGCAGTTAAATGTTCCTGCTAAAGATATTATTTTAAAAGTTTTTCATGGAGAACAACATTTGAATTATATGTAATTCGATTCGATATCTAAATATCAAACAATACGAACATTGTTAAATTAACGGGGCAAAGCGTTGGCGATGGGTTTCCTTGTAAATAAAGTTAAAAGTATGTTAACAACAATCCTTATTGCAGTTGCAATTATATGCTTGATTTTATGATAGGAACATAGTTTGCTAACAAAATTTTCTTGATTAAGAAATTGCATCTTTTTCAATAATGAAACAGGTAAACACGATTAAATTTAGAGTAAAGGTGGCGGGTAAAGTGTCGAGAAGGTCTAAATGGATTAAGTTTATCGGTATAGGAATAGTACTTCTATTGGTGGGCGGAATAATCACATGGCAGTCGTTTGACAGACACGAGGAAGTTCAAGAAATTGAGTTGAAATTGGGTTTTGATATAACGGTGGTAGATAGACAATCACACGACGCATGGTGGGCAGCAACGAGAACGTATCGGGTAAAGCCAGTAGAAGATGGTGAGGAAGATAATTTGGAATACCTATTTTACTTGAACAAGGAAAATCAAATCGAGCAATGGGCGAAAATCATAAATGGAAACACAATCATACAAAACCGCACTGAAAAAGAATAGAGGACCCAAATTGTTCAAGAAAGATAATACTAGAAAGGTATTTTTAACTACGAATAATTTCAAGAAGGTGAGTAACCAAGAGATAATGAACTAGAGCAAAACGTTTAACAGAGCCAATCAAAAAAATAGTGTTTTACGTAGGCATACAACGAAATTTCAAAAAGGAGAGTATAATGTCCAAAAAATCTATGAAGCCCTTCATTTTTACATTTTTAGTAGCCCCTTCTATTCTAGGGTTG
The nucleotide sequence above comes from Paraliobacillus zengyii. Encoded proteins:
- a CDS encoding transglutaminase-like domain-containing protein, coding for MEMICESDQLEDYLLELNEVNYSNPIIKAKIEVLFNSTQTEVEKAKVAYEFVRDEISHSWDIQGKRVTCDASDVLNYKEGICYAKSNLLAAFLRSQQIPTGFCYQRLMLFDTPEKGYSLHTLNAVYLKSFKKWIRLDARGNKTGVDAQFLIDEEKLAFSVNENYGEKDYPVIYIEPNPKTINVLKEHSDAVEMYKHHLPESI
- a CDS encoding phosphotransferase, producing the protein MIDIHVFEKLCEDSNLGQMVGFPLSISGGLLHKMYAIETDKGKYAVKMLNPQIMIRPDATNNFINSERIANLISKKVPAAPAKIINGNSILKIDNHFCMIFDWIKGKTLKPNTVNCSHSEKIGSLLAEIHTTDFSKLNIKKELRNNEQSIDWKNYIKKGQKANAEWVELLLENFDKLYEWTSLANKANKVLSLNLVISHRDLDPKNIIWNKDKPVLIDWESAGYINPRNCTILV
- a CDS encoding metallophosphoesterase family protein — protein: MEKDSVIAIIADIHGNSAALKAVLDDIEKDKQIEHIICLGDLIGIGHETNKVLELLFSREDISFVMGNHDEEVLKIIDGKEPESVGEEREHHEWIASRLDVQYIPKLRSIAKKHTEKLDEINFLFLHYHLNEKDEFLQIDNQPSTKRLEEIYEGTDYDVVCFGHHHAIHHFKSKNRLYVNPNSLGCTPKAFVPYSKLQIGKSGAIDVSFLEVPYDNKEFLLAYEQLNVPAKDIILKVFHGEQHLNYM